The following proteins are encoded in a genomic region of Deltaproteobacteria bacterium:
- the ccsB gene encoding c-type cytochrome biogenesis protein CcsB translates to MSSSLLLSIVTFTYLLAALCYGAGWLFRFKMAARLAIWTAWAGLLLHTAGIILRWVESYQLGFGHAPFANFYESLVFGAWAVVLIYLLTEFRYRNYALGVFPLGVAFLAMAYASFSPSVESKIQPLIPALKSNWLIAHVITCFLGYAAFAVACGLGVLYLIKKSRAAPANPGPGVLQHLPSIQTLDELIYQNVVFGFLLLSVGIITGSVWANSAWGNYWSWDPKETWSLITWLVYAFMLHSRMVRGWHGRRMAWLAIIGFFCVLFTYFGVNFLLSGLHSYAR, encoded by the coding sequence ATGAGCAGCTCGCTTCTTCTCAGTATTGTCACTTTCACCTACCTGCTGGCAGCGCTCTGTTATGGCGCCGGCTGGCTGTTTCGTTTCAAGATGGCGGCCCGTCTGGCAATCTGGACCGCCTGGGCCGGGCTGCTCCTGCACACAGCGGGCATCATCCTCAGGTGGGTTGAATCTTACCAACTGGGCTTCGGGCACGCGCCGTTCGCCAACTTCTACGAATCACTGGTGTTCGGAGCCTGGGCAGTTGTCCTCATTTACCTGCTCACTGAGTTTCGCTACCGAAACTATGCTCTGGGAGTCTTTCCTCTGGGCGTCGCTTTTCTGGCCATGGCCTATGCTTCTTTCTCGCCGAGTGTCGAAAGCAAGATCCAGCCCCTTATTCCCGCACTCAAAAGCAATTGGCTCATCGCCCATGTCATTACCTGTTTTCTTGGCTACGCAGCCTTTGCAGTAGCTTGCGGTCTGGGAGTCCTTTATCTCATCAAAAAAAGCAGGGCAGCGCCAGCCAACCCCGGACCCGGAGTGCTGCAACATCTGCCTTCAATTCAAACACTGGATGAACTGATCTACCAGAACGTGGTCTTCGGCTTTCTACTCCTTTCAGTGGGAATCATAACTGGATCAGTATGGGCAAACTCGGCCTGGGGAAACTACTGGAGTTGGGACCCGAAGGAAACCTGGTCCCTCATCACCTGGCTGGTTTATGCCTTCATGCTTCATTCGAGGATGGTGCGAGGTTGGCACGGCCGCAGGATGGCCTGGCTTGCCATCATTGGTTTTTTCTGTGTTCTGTTTACCTATTTTGGAGTAAACTTTCTCCTGAGCGGGCTTCACAGTTATGCCCGCTAG
- the tatA gene encoding twin-arginine translocase TatA/TatE family subunit: MFGLGPQELFIILIIVLLIFGSKRLPEIGKAFGKSIREFKKATRKEDELSTWIDPKKSADRVSAADREEGQEQSKDSGQPKLEDIPGVKEAREIRNTANKIKAAGKFFLKK, encoded by the coding sequence ATGTTCGGTCTAGGACCTCAAGAGCTTTTCATTATCTTGATCATTGTGCTGCTCATCTTCGGCTCCAAGAGGCTGCCTGAGATAGGCAAAGCCTTTGGCAAGAGCATCCGAGAATTCAAGAAGGCCACCAGGAAAGAAGATGAACTTTCCACCTGGATTGACCCCAAGAAAAGCGCAGACAGGGTCTCTGCTGCTGACAGAGAAGAGGGGCAAGAACAGAGCAAAGACTCTGGCCAACCCAAGCTGGAGGATATCCCGGGGGTCAAAGAGGCCAGGGAGATAAGAAATACCGCCAACAAGATCAAGGCAGCCGGCAAGTTTTTTCTCAAGAAATAG